DNA sequence from the Methanobrevibacter millerae genome:
CCGTCGTAATTCTACAGTGGCTTTAAACAATTCCTTATTAGTGGTTGTTGCGGATAAGCCCACATATTTGCTTCCTGCATCAACACCTAAATTAACAGGTTGTTTATGTCCATAACTGCCATACAACAATTGTATGGTGAATGGTGTTCTATTTACCACTTTTGCTTTTTTTTCTTTCAATAATATTCTTGCTTTTCTTGGTTTACATGGCATCAAAGGTTCACCATGCATGTTTAGTACGTAAACAAACATAATGTTTACCTCCTATTCCTGAGTTATTTTATCCCTCGACAAAGTTATCCCAAGGTTTTAGATTGTAAGCAACACTGTTCCTACCATCACAGAACTTGTTTAATCACTTACCGTAGAGCGTGGAACTGGGATTAAACATTCCACGGTACCTATGATATTCTTGGGTAACGTAGACCACGATTTAATGGTCTGAGTCTATTAAACTTGTAGATTCCCAGAAAATTCTAGAAATCTACGGCTTCTATAAGCCGTGGTAGTTTAACTATTAAACCTCTTTTTTTCATATTATCTCCTGTGTGCATTATCATTTTGTGCTGCAGTTGCTTTGTTGTCTGTATGTGGTTATATTTTTTCTGGTTAATGTATGGTGTTGTTGTGGTTTTTAGAATTTCGGAGAGTTTTTGAGTTGGGTGGTTGATTATTGATTTTGGATGGCTTCAATTTCTGTTATTGACAGTCCTGTGATTTCTGATATTTTTTCTAATCCGCAGTTTAGTATTGTTAATCTTGTTATTGCACTTTTTAATGAGATTTCGTTATCATTTAATAAATCTCGAATTGTTTCTATTTTTCCTGTGTTGTATTGTTCTTCTCCATAATCTTTTATAAAATCTACGTTGTTCATAAAATCCCTCACTTGTTTATTAATTTCTTCTGAAAAAATGGTTAATTAACTACCAATAAGCAAAATATATTAATTAAACATAATACTATCTCCATTATTAGTAAAGTTATAACTATTTTTTTATTATATGCTTTTTTTTGAGCAATCATATAAACTATTATTATTAATATTAATGTAATTAGTATTGTGATTATTAACATTATTTTTTATTCCCCCCTAAATCTTAAATATTTAAATAATCATATAATACATCATAGTGGGATTATTAATCCCACTCTGTATTATATAAAGTTAGTATCAACATACACATCCCAATCAGAATGTTAATCATGTTGAATACTAACTCTAAGAACTCAATTTCCACCACCTCCTATTAAGTTCTATACAATATTATGGTTATACTACTATTTAAATTGCTTTGTTTTGAGTTAGAACAATTCTTATGACTCAAGGAAACATTTTTGACTCAAAGCAATTCTTAGAAGTGAAAACAATACTTATGAGTTAGAACAATTCTTAGCAGTGACGACAATTCTTAGTGGTGAGAACAATTTTTATATACAATCCGATTCATATAATCTTTTAATGAAATATAAAAAAATCGGTGATATTCTAATTTTAGATGAAAATCCAGGTAATTTGGATGAATTGGCCAGAAAGCATAATGTTAAAACGATAATGAGAATCAATCATATTCAGGGCACTAAAAGGGAACCTTCTTATGAGGTTTTATATGGCAGCGAAACCGAAACCGTCAACAGAGAGAACAAGTGCCTGTTTAAGCTTGATTTGTCAAAAGTGATGTGGTCAAAGGGAAATACGAATGAACGGTTGAGAATTGCCAAAATGGTCAAAAAAGACGAAACGGTCCTTGACATGTTTGCGGGAATCGGATACTTTTCCATTCCGATAGCTGTCCATTCCGATGCAAAGAAAATAATTTCCATTGAAATCAATCCCAATTCCTATCATTACCTGTGCGAAAACATTAAATTAAACAAATGCGATAACGTTACTCCGGTTTTGGGCGATTGCCTTGTTGAAACTCCAAATTATAAGGCTGACCGTATTGTGATGGGTTATGTCAAGACCACTCATCATTACCTTAAGGTCGCCGTCAACAGCCTCAATGAGGGGGGAATTATCCATTATCATGAAACTGTTCCCGAAAAGCTGATTGAAACGAGACCAATTTCAAGAATAAGGGACGCTGCCGGTGAGAGAAACGTTGAGCTTTTAAAAATAAATAAGATTAAAAAATATGCTCCAGGTGTGGAGCACGTAGTTATAGACGCTTTAATAGATTAAGGGTCTTTTCCAGAAGCCTGTCGTTAAGCCATTCGCTTGTAACGTACTTTTCATAAATG
Encoded proteins:
- a CDS encoding class I SAM-dependent methyltransferase, whose translation is MKYKKIGDILILDENPGNLDELARKHNVKTIMRINHIQGTKREPSYEVLYGSETETVNRENKCLFKLDLSKVMWSKGNTNERLRIAKMVKKDETVLDMFAGIGYFSIPIAVHSDAKKIISIEINPNSYHYLCENIKLNKCDNVTPVLGDCLVETPNYKADRIVMGYVKTTHHYLKVAVNSLNEGGIIHYHETVPEKLIETRPISRIRDAAGERNVELLKINKIKKYAPGVEHVVIDALID